The Astatotilapia calliptera chromosome 2, fAstCal1.2, whole genome shotgun sequence genome includes a window with the following:
- the LOC113036087 gene encoding uncharacterized protein LOC113036087, translating to MELHCLPTDTPTTASSCSTDPPYDNCPPFGQRERAREKEMESGVVCPAVTRLPGPQSPLPGLAPAVAEVQTVVGGGRGLGLWPAHSYCNCKEGLGRQAWEAELSRGINTARGGDRGGEQGCSWGVHVNQSPSPSQSEEHRSALSLYDNLPDAETSNSLQDFDTETSLQEHLQEQMHKAVASKQIQGSMEDDCATEKMLSKRCSSNQDQKPDQDEEHEPELQLDSGSCRLTEGDLMQHHHLPTSLPQHLTQNSAQMRQTKSHDPPLWPPADVKQPKQTSSPRVPPPLPLADPSASALRSLLTSLQHQIMKQREEYEARIISLEQRNEELQMEVVRLKTNLAQQRHWYQVVQAKIVESERARAAAEAHNTTMQREMEQFFDIFGELNNEEKKTEHIVQSF from the exons ATGGAGCTGCACTGCCTTCCTACTGATACCCCCACCACAGCCAGCTCCTGCTCCACGGATCCCCCGTACGACAACTGCCCACCTTTTGGCCAGCGAGAGAGAGCCAGGGAGAAGGAAATGGAGAGTGGAGTTGTGTGCCCTGCTGTAACCAGACTCCCAGGCCCCCAGAGCCCACTGCCTGGTCTGGCCCCAGCTGTGGCTGAGGTTCAGACAGTGGTCGGTGGGGGAAGAGGGCTTGGCCTTTGGCCAGCTCACAGCTACTGCAACTGTAAAGAAGGCCTGGGAAGACAGGCCTGGGAAGCAGAGCTAAGCAGAGGCATAAacacagcaagaggaggagacagaggaggagaacaGGGGTGTAGCTGGGGAGTTCATGTGAACCAAAGCCCAAGCCCATCACAGAGTGAGGAGCACCGGAGCGCTCTGTCTCTGTATGATAATCTCCCTGATGCTGAAACATCAAACAGCCTCCAGGACTTTGACACAGAAACAAGCCTCCAGGAACACTTGCAGGAGCAGATGCACAAAGCTGTAGCATCCAAACAAATCCAGGGATCGATGGAGGATGACTGTGCGACTGAAAAGATGCTCAGTAAAAGATGTTCTAGCAACCAGGACCAGAAACCAGACCAAGATGAGGAGCATGAACCGGAGCTACAGCTGGACTCAGGATCCTGTAGATTAACAGAAGGGGACCTGATGCAGCATCACCACCTCCCTACGTCGCTTCCTCAACATCTTACACAAAATTCCGCTCAGATGCGTCAAACCAAGTCTCACGACCCACCGCTGTGGCCTCCGGCTGATGTCAAACAGCCAAAACAGACATCGTCTCCCAGAGTGCCCCCTCCATTACCCCTGGCAGACCCCTCTGCCAGTGCTTTACGCAGCCTCCTCACCAGCCTGCAGCACCAGATAATGAAGCAGAGAGAGGAATATGAAGCACGGATAATCAG TCTGGAGCAGAGAAATGAAGAGCTACAGATGGAGGTAGTTCGTCTGAAAACAAACCTCGCACAGCAGCGGCACTGGTACCAGGTTGTGCAGGCGAAGATCGTGGAATCTGAACGGGCACGGGCTGCCGCGGAAGCACACAACACCACGATGCAGAGGGAGATGGagcagtttttcgacatctttGGAGAGCTCAACAAcgaggaaaagaaaacagaacacaTTGTGCAGAGCTTTTGA